The nucleotide window GTCTCAGACACGGCCTAAGATACTGTTATGAAGATGTCTCTTGTGCTGCCGAAGTGTTCCTTTTGCATGTAGTTGCCTGAAAATATTGCCCTGTGCGACAAGGCCTTTAGACTTTCACCCTTGCTTTGTAGATTGGAGTTGCTTATTACTGTTACCTGAAGCCAGTATGTGTCATCACTCGCAGCAGTTAAGCCAATAACTGTAACATAAATTCTGATGAGTCATATCAGCATGAATTGGCATGGACAGCTTGATTTAGAGTCGTTGAACTAAATCTCTTGTCGAAAGATTTCAGTTTCTTGACTCCAATAGTATGACAGTctgttaaatattaatttttgacattttgatgCAATTTAATAGTTACCACCAGATCAATACTTGTTTATTCTTTACATTAATCGTTGTGTGATTTCTGTTCTGAGGCGATTGCCAAAAAATATGATGTTGCGAGGAAATGGTTGATATGAGAGACAGTTACACAAGAACCCTTTTGCTAGCCTATTGGTGGATACATCAAGTCAGACTTTGTCTCTCAGCATTTAAGTCAGACTTTGTCTCTCAGCATTTAGGTATAAACTTCGCTGCATATCAAACCCCCTATTCCTATTAATGGACTAATCTGTTTACTTCATTAATCAACAGGTGCTGAGAGAGTGCTCCATCTGAAGCTAGAGTTACCCAACCGGTTCCCCGCCCTCATTAATGAAATGATTGACAGAGCCGATAACCAATGAGAAGGTTTGCATGGGTATTGAAGAGGTTCGACCAAGCCTGGAAATCACAGATCAATCAGATTGCTCtttatgaatttaaaaaagggaGGGTTATTTTCGTGATTATAAACTTAGTTAGTTTAGATAAAACCATCAAGGAAGTTGAAGATAGTGACAGTCTTGGAAACTACAGTGGAGTAGACGGGCATCAATCTGTGAAATATCTTCAGGCCCTCTGTGGTTGACTAGCAGAATGGATCCACTGGCAATACAAGGCATGCCCAGATGCACCAATCAGAGAGCCTGTTACTGAAAACAGCCAACCAATTGGGAGACTCGTCTGTTAACTTGGCATTGGCTGCTCCTTGGAgattacaaagaaaacaatattcagatcattattattaattattattttttttttcaaaatgagaaTCGTTTACACAAGGatcttggtttttgaaaagaaaaaaaagtcttgTGCTGTCATGACAAAGTTGCCAAGAAATTTTTAGGAACTGAAATTTAGTTTTGTCTGTTTCAAAAACAGATGAGCATCAAAGTTTTACGAAGTATTGCTTTATTGACTGAAAGTCTAAATTGCCATCTTAATGCATCAAATTATTCTATTATGTTGTTTGgggtttttaataattttttttaaccatatcATCTTGAAATGGTGACTTATTTGGATTTTGGCAAGAAGGAAGCAAGGCTTGGTACCAACATCCAAAAAAGATGTTGGGAACAATTAGAAGATGAAGAGTTTCATGCAATACCCAAAGGAATTCTATCTAATCAAATTCAACTTGATTGTGTATATTTACACAAAAGAGGATTACAAAAGGTTGATATTTTCTGATAATTCATTGACCCACTGACTGTTTATGTTGTCATTTCATGACCTTTTTTATATCTACCATCTGTACAATCCACTGCCCAACATTAAAGGATTTTAAACTGGTTACTTTTTTGaaaatatcaagttataaacaTTTAGAAGAGAGGAACATGCTGGCATGACACACATAAAGTGCGGTTCAACCTTAACAAAGTTGAACATGAAGTGAACTTTCTTGCATTGGCTGTGGGAAAGTGGTATTGTGATTATTTGCATTAAGGAAATTTACTTGGCAGTTTCCACATGAAGTATGAAACGATTTAACACTTATGATCTTCATACCATACAGAAAAGCTAAAGAGAGCATTGACTCATTAAATGGGTCCTATTGACCTACACAGAGGTCATATTGACTATCTGAGAGGTCAGATTGACTGTTGGGGTCACACTGACTATTCAGGGGTCGAATTGACTCTTCCAGGGGTCATGTTGACTATCTAAGTGGTCAGATTGACTCGTCATTAATTCTTTGTGGATCAGTATCAGGTGATTTAACGCTGCATCACATGACTCTTCCATCATTCCATATTTCATATGCACATTGATAGTCAACCATAAGTGCCGTCTAAATGACTCAAGTAAACTGTACATTAGTATCAACATTACAAAACCATCTTGCTGTCATATTCAATCAGTAATATTCAGTAGCTGTTCTTATCTGtcacctgtgcccaatttcatagagcttatTAGGAGAGTGTTGCTATCGCAACTACTGATTTAGAATATTGCACTGATAACAAGctttttgggtaaatttgtttcagattggaatggaaaaaaaaaagtagtttcaGCAGCATTTTTcttcaagaaaaatcaaatccTTGACCTGAGTTTGGTTATTAACAAAGTGTCTACAGTTTTTCTCACACATGGGGTGATATTTTGCAAGATGTCGCAGCAGGTAAAATCAGAAGGCACATTAATGAGTTATAGGAAACATATCGCTTAAAGTTTACTTGGCTAAAATAGACCTGAATGATTGAAATGCGACAATTTAAACCACTCTGTTCTCTACAACTCCTTAattttagagagaaaaaaactatTCTGAATCTGTGGATTGAAAATcgtctcaaaattatttttagcttAAGAccatattttggtttttatcaaaaGGAATTATTCCCTCACGAAATTGATCAAACTGAAATGTTCTTTCAAAAAGATTGTGATCACACAACTTGTCATGTTTCTTGCACTTACctgaaattaattttatttaaacttaaatttttaacaaatccaacaAAAGAACCCAAAGGATAATTCAACTAAACTAAccaagcaaggattttttgtaTAAACATAAGTTAAAGGGAAGTTTTGAATGAACATAATGTGGAAAATGAATCAGTGGATAAATTTGCGAAGAGATACCCATGTGGTAAGATGATAATTTAATTAGTAATCGGTTATTTTATCAACAATAGTTGAGTCAAGAAATATAAAACCAGTTAAGGGAGAGTGGTCTTTTTTTCATTGTTCAGGTTAACGTATCAGATGATCTTGTGTACAGGAATACCAACTATTTTTAAGACTTCTTTAAACAAACCAACCTGTatattatgtaaatttgtttaagtCATTGGGGCCTCATTGCAAATGGGTTGAAACCCAAACAACCTCTAGCTAGTTCATCTAATGAAACTCGTACAAGAATTGAATCATGTGCCATAATCATATGTAGTTAAccactaatttgtttttgcctGATTGTGTATAAGTATTGTtatcattttttattattgttattttgtttttgttcttgcaGGCTTAAAGCTGACTGGTTGTAAAATAGTTgtttattttcatgaaattatTAGCATGTGATATTTGAGATCGAGTGTAGTgtttcattttaatattttgtttttaagtatttGGTTTATTTAGAAGTGTAGATGTTATTCTCATCAAAAACAATAACGTTACAAAATCTATTGCCCACCTATTTCAAATTCTTATTTCCTTCAAGTTACTTGAAAAGTTTGTTTAAGTCCACCTTTGTGACAAAGTTAGAATGTTTATGTCTATAACGTTTAAACTTGCTCAAACTAAATACAAAGGTAAAGAGAGTTAGTGTAAAATGTCTGTAGAAAACATTGCCGTTGTTGAATATGTTGAGTCCATTCTAAGCTTTTGCTTTTTGTGTTGCTATTCCGCTTTTCAAGACCCAAGCTAAAAATGTCTACATTAAATTTGCCGAGCACATATAAAACAAGCTTAACAAAAACAGGTAACCGGTCAGAATACAATGTAATGTTCATTGAAGTTTGACTGGTGCCCTGCTattcttgctcagcaaaaataaaaattgattgataattttgttgtctGATTTACGCTTATGGCACCTGGCTTGGTTTAGTGTGAAGCCTGTTTAGATATGGGTCTTGTGTCCCGACTGCTTTTTGCCTTGGTTCTAATACGCACTAGATTGTGTTGCAGAAAAACAATCCAAGGTGTTTTCGAAAGCACAGCTTTGTTTTTACCTCGGGTTTAGGCTTAGTCTTGGGTTCGATCCACCTATTTAAAACTCAAATCTGAAACAGcatatttttgaaataattgaTGGATCCCTagcctaaaaaacaaaactgaaccTGTGGTTTGGAAAATTGGCATTGGGCATGTTGGTTTCCAAAGACGTGTCATTTCTGaagtaaaaataatttcaaCGAAAGGATAAGGTTATAGAGTAacctaaaacttaaaataacTATAAAATAGATTAAATCATGTTATATTTAAAAGGATTCTCAGCCAAACTTTGGTAGTATATAAAACTTGAAAGATTTGAGATAAGTTGACTGTCACACAGATACAAACAAATTCCAAATCATGAACAATTCCTGTGATTTGTAaatttcccatttttttttcttttgctgaaatatttgtttttccattttgtttgtgtttactgtttttatgttttcctttAGAGTAGCAGATACTAAGTATTGGCTTGAATACTGTTCTTGAAAAcgtcttttaaaaaaacaactctttACCTTCAGACATGGATGCTTACATTTAGGTTCTTAGCCAGTTTTTTGTTAATCAAATAATCCCTTATCTCATTATATTAACTGTCCCTTTTTactcctttaaaacaaaatgttttaatgcTTCCATTGTCCTGAAGTGTAGTAACAAATTCTATCTAAATGTCCTATAGAAGtgttaaatatatataatatatataaattgcctctggagtaggtccggtttggatcgaaagctaaggccatctaccctattcattattttaATACATATATTAATATCTCCAAGATAAAATCTTTATCATTGTAAACTCGAATGTGTGACAGATCCcaaagtagtttttgaaaagttATTCTTAGAAAGAAgactttttacatttttgaaGGAATTGTTTGTGCTAAATCTGGGACCAATTGGATACAGTAAATTAGTACAGACTCGGAACAAACTTATCATTCtacatcaaaatgaaaagaacttgtatttttatttgttcaatatacaAAAGATGTAAGATTCGACATTGTTAGGCCTTCACACTTTAGTGTATGGCTTTACAAAACCCTCATGTGTACTGAACTGGGATTACTTTGCCACGCTTTGTTACGTTTAGCAATTGGGTTAGCTGTACTCTACTAACTCCATTGGCAATACCAGAAGAGTTTGAAAGGTAGGAACGGTAATGATCTAGGAACATCTAAAAGTTTGTTGATTAAGAATGTTTATACATACAACTATCTGCAGGCTCAGTTTGTGCATCACATAACTGTATTCAATATCTGGCCATTCACGCTCAAATAGTCAGAAATATGAAtcatgttttcattgtttgtaaagttcaaaatgttaaattaCTGGACTATAATTGTTAACTAGATTGAATTGATGATTGATTCTTATGTTGATTATTGTATCATAAAAAGGAGGTTCAGATTTCAATTAAGAAGTTCGTTACCAATCctttaattttcaaaacaataagTGGACAGGTAACCAATATTGTTCCTTACTCATGCAGTAAGTACCATGTCCAATATTGGATACCAGACTTTGTAAAAACTACTTCATTGTACCATACAAAGCCATTGTCTTGATGTAAGATAACAACTAAGTTCATTTTCCCCCGTTTGTCAGATAACAATTTCTCTAGAGAGAAGGTGCCACTTTGTTCAATCTAAAAGTGTAACAAAATCATGCCAGAAATATTTTTAGTCAATTTGTGTGACAAATTTtaaacacttaataaataatgaaGTAAAACTACTATGATAACAATGCCATAGGCTTGTCTGTTAAAGCTTCTATTACCTGCATGTACAAAGgcaatgaaacaaataaatcacaACTGATAAGTTTCTGAAGAGCTTGTAGAAATGGTCTCTTGTTTCAAGTTTTTTATTTCCCGTTTCTTTTATGGTGTGTATCCCCCTGCTGTGGCATATTTTTGTGGCTGTATTAATAGCATTGTCTACTCTTCAATGGGGTCTCTTCTGTCATTGTTCGTACTACAACTTTTACGCTTGTACACAAAAGTATATACACTGGTACACGCTACACCCAAAAATGTTGGGGTTCATGTAGGTGCCTACAGCAGCTGAGCTCATATTTTGTACAATTCCTTCACTCTACTTAGTTTATCTTTGAACCCATCTCCAGAGTTCTCAGTCTCATCTTTAGAGTTTGTGAGTTGTGATCCGTCTTCAAGATCAGCAAGTTTCTGGAATAGTTCCCCAAGCTTCTCTCTCTCAATCTTACTGAGGAAGTCTAGATTGAGTCCAAATCTCTTGGTTTCTGTTAGACTCCACATAATATCAACCACACAGTGCAAGTCATTTGCCTGAAACTCCTCATTCATTATTGTAAGGATTTCTCCAAGAAGTCCGCAGCTGATCTCGTTAAGGAATATTAAGGCAAGTCCTTCACTGCCAATGCACTTCAGAAGGTTGTATTTCTCGCTGGTTGTTTTGTAGATCTGTTTCCAGTCTCGGGTGAAAGCGGTGGAGGATTTGGGCAACTTGTCTGGTGTCTGTAAACGACCACAAGATTCTTTcaattgtttgattgattattgGTTGTAGAGAAGAAGAAAAGCAAGGATTCTTTTTTAGTTAGTCTGCCTGAAACAaacatataaatattaaaagaaaacgAAATTTAAGACCTCACCTTTGAGGAAATATCACAAGACTTGGAAGATTCTGAAGAATCATGAGTCGTTGACTTTGAGGTGTAAGGATTCCAAGGTTGGTTACGCTTTCCCTGACCAATCTTATCCTCCTTCTCAAGGGGTTTAATATGAGCAGCTGCGACCATGTCCCTGGAAATCAATGGGTACAGCAAAAAAGATGTTTAATCTACAAAAAAGGGATTGCAGTTTCAGTGAGAGTGACATTGGTTccaaactttttaaaagtattttatttccaCATGAAAGATTACAGATATGTTTTTGCAGGGGAAACTTAATATGTTTTGGGGCTGAACGAAAAAAAGAAACTTGGGAAAACGATTTCATCTTGATCCAATATACACATTTTGGTTATTCTGAATGAGCTCGAACACACTGAATGGGGACAGACAACGTCCAGTCATTTCAATCTCACCTGAATTGCTCATATGACTCAACCTTCTGGCCAACGGCTCGCATTTTGGCGTCGTTCTCACGCCAATACCGTGCATCCTTCTCTACGGCTTGTGAGAGTTCCTGCTCTAGTTTACTGAAATCTATCCAATCCTCTTTCAAGTTTGCCATGATGGACGCAGGCTTTGATTGATGGGCGGGATTCGCTGGATGTTTTTTACTTCTGCATCACTTTAGTTTATTATCTGTTGATA belongs to Asterias rubens chromosome 6, eAstRub1.3, whole genome shotgun sequence and includes:
- the LOC117291451 gene encoding coiled-coil domain-containing protein 103-like, with the translated sequence MANLKEDWIDFSKLEQELSQAVEKDARYWRENDAKMRAVGQKVESYEQFRDMVAAAHIKPLEKEDKIGQGKRNQPWNPYTSKSTTHDSSESSKSCDISSKTPDKLPKSSTAFTRDWKQIYKTTSEKYNLLKCIGSEGLALIFLNEISCGLLGEILTIMNEEFQANDLHCVVDIMWSLTETKRFGLNLDFLSKIEREKLGELFQKLADLEDGSQLTNSKDETENSGDGFKDKLSRVKELYKI